A single window of Liolophura sinensis isolate JHLJ2023 chromosome 6, CUHK_Ljap_v2, whole genome shotgun sequence DNA harbors:
- the LOC135466873 gene encoding LOW QUALITY PROTEIN: T-cell activation inhibitor, mitochondrial-like (The sequence of the model RefSeq protein was modified relative to this genomic sequence to represent the inferred CDS: deleted 1 base in 1 codon), producing MLARTIYFRHLNMVIGVGGYTCSMRTLTSGQTATALRPFLFAVHPDLFGQHPRKRAVNEDSLKKLNEYVTALQAGRPVKPVEVTFHVRASSEEDETDQSLSSSALREIRLSLKSHDLTLVVKDILKSCNLPLDYVNEVQSDLSDSSFSRPIKWHHTYYTYTGKVNPEQAIRKAPGQTLRTWLRVNAERARDGQRATKPVKEEVDRVCSELKEKIGLAEIRWASPWGFRFFRGCLRSFEQIYKEHPERINSMLRGRTLVFSNSTGYCLHGDVFLSSEDVPTDWMKLIASVPAYDTVLSRLPYMEDQLSELLSNIQLIRRRHQRELVTAPHYEVMLNRLINSLRRAQDNVTAKFFAEDLSHLELIIDSEEGPLTLTPMGQFIVPASQPASLVIDFISSNKTEAAYILSALPASLEKESSAVNECLAELELQSLLKDENITALQMVDCCERLLEHYLEFGHGLRDACLKISHYYSVLQDGQILIPWDWKLESDFS from the exons ATGTTAGCAAGAACTATTTATTTCag ACATTTGAATATGGTGATCGGTGTTGGTGGGTATACCTGCTCTATGCGCACACTGACATCTGGACAAACAGCTACAGCTTTACGACCATTCCTGTTTGCTGTTCACCCAGACCTCTTTGGACAGCATCCAAGAAAACGG GCAGTGAATGAAGATTCCTTGAAGAAGCTGAATGAGTATGTGACAGCCCTTCAGGCAGGAAGACCGGTTAAGCCAGTGGAGGTTACGTTCCATGTCAGAGCCTCTTCCGAGGAGGATGAAACAGACCAAAGTCTCAGCAGTTCTG CTTTGCGTGAAATTCGTCTGTCTTTGAAGTCCCATGACTTGACTTTGGTTGTTAAGGATATCCTAAAGAGCTGTAACCTTCCACTGGATTATGTAAATGAGGTTCAATCTGACCTATCGGACTCAAGCTTTTCTCGACCAATTAAATGGCATCACACATATTACACGTATACTGGAAAGGTGAACCCAGAACAAGCGATTCGCAAAGCTCCAGGTCAGACTTTAAG AACATGGCTACGGGTGAATGCTGAGAGAGCTCGGGATGGTCAGAGGGCCACTAAGCCTGTAAAGGAAGAGGTAGACAGAGTATGCAGTGAACTTAAAGAGAAGATTGGCTTGGCTGAAATTCGCTGGGCCAGCCCATGGGGTTTTAGGTTTTTTAGAGGCTGCCTCCGAAGTTTTGAGCAGATTTACAAAGAACACCCTGAAAGGATTAATTCCATGCTCAGAG GTAGAACGTTGGTGTTTAGTAATTCAACAGGTTATTGTCTCCATGGTGATGTCTTCCTTAGCAGTGAAGATGTACCCACAGACTGGATGAAG TTGATTGCATCTGTTCCTGCCTATGACACAGTATTAAGCAGATTGCCTTATATGGAGGATCAGCTGTCAGAGCTACTGAGTAACATCCAGCTGATACGACGACGACATCAG AGAGAACTGGTGACTGCTCCTCATTACGAGGTCATGCTCAACAGACTGATCAACTCACTGCGCAGAGCCCAGGATAATGTCACCGCCAAGTTCTTTGCTGAGGATTTATCTCATTTAGAGCTTATCATTGACAG TGAAGAAGGTCCCCTGACACTGACTCCCATGGGCCAGTTCATTGTGCCAGCCTCACAGCCTGCCAGCCTGGTAATAGACTTCATATCCAGCAACAAAACAGAAGCTGCTTATATACTGTCTGCATTACCAGC GAGTCTTGAAAAGGAATCATCAGCAGTGAATGAATGTTTGGCTGAGTTGGAGCTGCAGTCTTTACTGAAGGATGAAAATATCACAGCCTTACAGATGGTGGATTGTTGTGAACGGCTTCTTGAACATTATCTTGAATTTGGCCATGGGCTCAGGGATGCCTGTTTAAAGATTTCCCATTACTACTCTGTGTTACAAGATGGCCAAATACTGATTCCATGGGACTGGAAATTAGAATCAGACTTCAGTTga